A genomic window from Yarrowia lipolytica chromosome 1D, complete sequence includes:
- a CDS encoding uncharacterized protein (Compare to YALI0D15378g, some similarities with uniprot|Q10951 Schizosaccharomyces pombe Byr4 protein mitosis inhibitor) has product MENWDDDFGDEADLVLRASTSTVSSSEDNDFGGLIHKLGSNATSTTKSPIKRPVTNMKNFRSLDDMPDFTTLQTVLSDDDLEGFDDFPTIKGKPLTLKPQISIQKSNKTTQGKHQSRDTDWGDDFEDGFDLPTDFTPLSVRKKTIYPSGLDVPEPVTPTRSPSKGRESPSTSIFSPASSHYSETDAPEGDMCEGFDLPNLDNIDLGKVLEERQRVAEAEAEAEAAQWQQKPAQDDFFDGIELNDDSFVNVKSTVNKNILKNGKSVGKLQKRRASQNTSGSTMRGLSHMPSLPSLKPALRVNPSPKLASNTRQIRPAQSMVNIRDRRKQDTVKVDSLESLRKYNTVKTLSRPKSRIQFDGFELDDLDDLDVARDAPRDFGTVTRDSVKPLEAYRESTVRNPTYASMLKAKGPTSRESGGSRDGTIKARDLGGAGPRDGGGTVRVREPRFRAKRGLIRPLGTHFTPPTNSSMSFNPTTMLWEGNDVDLKRFESAKPALLAFKSTKGAQVVGNMYFDPVKLCWKSMEVDIDELEGLEDLEEEPTSIGFGGRGFSGAADGHEFDLSDEFVSKLKHQEERWNRKTAGWFEVGAKFDRDYLWDLRKLITNTAKK; this is encoded by the coding sequence ATGGAGAACTGGGACGACGATTTCGGCGATGAGGCAGACCTCGTGCTGCGCGCGTCTACCTCAACGGTCTCCTCTTCCGAAGACAACGATTTTGGTGGTCTGATACACAAACTGGGCTCCAACGCGACTTCAACCACCAAGTCGCCGATAAAACGACCTGTCACGAATATGAAGAACTTTCGCAGTCTGGATGACATGCCGGACTTTACGACATTACAAACAGTTCTTTCCGACGACGATTTAGAAGGATTTGACGACTTTCCCACTATCAAGGGCAAACCGCTGACGTTGAAACCACAGATAAGCATACAGAAATCCAATAAAACGACACAAGGGAAGCACCAGTCGCGAGACACTGATTGGGGAGACGACTTTGAAGATGGATTTGATCTCCCTACAGACTTTACCCCTCTTTCCGTTCGCAAAAAGACAATTTACCCCAGTGGCTTGGACGTTCCTGAGCCCGTGACGCCTACACGTTCTCCATCAAAGGGCCGCGAATCGCCCTCTACGTCGATATTCTCACCCGCTTCTTCCCACTACTCTGAGACAGACGCGCCGGAAGGCGACATGTGCGAGGGTTTCGATTTGCCCAACCTAGACAATATCGACCTTGGCAAGGTGTTGGAGGAACGCCAGAGAGTCGCCGAGGCGGAAGCAGAAGCCGAGGCAGCTCAGTGGCAGCAAAAACCAGCCCAAGATGACTTCTTTGACGGAATAGAGCTCAACGACGACTCTTTCGTGAATGTCAAGTCCActgtcaacaagaacatctTGAAGAACGGAAAGTCCGTGGGTAAGCTTCAAAAGCGGAGGGCAAGTCAGAACACCTCCGGCTCGACAATGCGTGGCCTATCTCACATGCCATCTTTGCCGTCGTTGAAACCAGCTTTAAGAGTCAACCCGAGTCCAAAGCTAGCATCCAACACTAGACAAATCCGACCGGCGCAGTCCATGGTGAACATTCGAGACCGTCGCAAACAGGACACAGTCAAGGTGGACTCGTTGGAGAGTCTTCGCAAGTACAACACTGTGAAGACGTTGAGTCGACCCAAATCGCGAATCCAGTTCGATGGGTTTGAGCTTGATGATCTGGATGATCTGGATGTGGCACGAGATGCCCCACGCGACTTTGGCACAGTTACACGCGACTCCGTGAAGCCTTTGGAGGCCTACCGCGAAAGCACTGTGCGGAATCCGACATATGCATCCATGCTCAAGGCAAAGGGCCCTACGTCCCGTGAGAGCGGAGGGTCGCGTGATGGGACAATCAAAGCCCGTGACCTGGGCGGTGCTGGACCACGCGATGGAGGTGGAACGGTCAGAGTGCGTGAACCCCGGTTCCGGGCCAAACGTGGCCTCATTCGGCCGCTAGGAACTCACTTCACACCCCCGACTAACTCTTCCATGTCGTTCAACCCTACAACGATGTTGTGGGAAGGTAATGACGTCGATCTGAAGCGATTTGAGTCGGCTAAACCTGCTCTTCTTGCATTCAAGTCGACTAAGGGCGCACAGGTTGTTGGAAATATGTATTTTGACCCCGTCAAGCTGTGCTGGAAAAGCATGGAGGTGGATATTGACGAGCTTGAGGGATTGGAAgacctggaggaggagcccacTTCCATTGGTTTTGGAGGACGGGGTTTCAGTGGAGCAGCTGACGGGCATGAGTTTGATCTTTCTGATGAGTTTGTGTCAAAGTTGAAACATCAGGAGGAGAGATGGAACAGGAAAACAGCTGGGTGGTTCGAAGTGGGAGCCAAGTTCGATAGAGACTATTTGTGGGATCTACGAAAGTTGATCACCAATACCGCAAAGAAGTGA
- a CDS encoding uncharacterized protein (Compare to YALI0D15400g, similar to Saccharomyces cerevisiae BIO2 (YGR286C), similar to uniprot|P32451 Saccharomyces cerevisiae YGR286c BIO2 biotin synthetase), with translation MLRTTLPKVSTRVFVRNLASHASFQPTTSSAIRTNWTRDEVSKIYNMPLMDLVFKAATVHRQHHNPAEVQLCTLYNIKSGGCTEDCKYCAQSSRYTTGVEAEKAVKPAEVIAAAKEAKANGSTRFCMGAAWRDMKGRKNALKNVKEMIGAVHELGMESCVTLGMVDKAQAEELRRAGLTAYNHNIDTSREHYPKVITTRTFDERLQTIENVREAGVSVCSGGILGLGETADDHVGFLWALATMPSHPESLPINRLVPIKGTPLGDDPAMKEKQLTYDTVVRTVATARVVMPGSKIRLAAGRYTMKEPEQAMCFMAGANAIFTGKKMLTTMCNGWDEDKAMLEKWGLKPMKSFERVDKHLGEQSHDSKEKKQCGGGCNSATEVRL, from the coding sequence ATGCTCCGAACAACTCTTCCTAAAGTGTCCACGCGTGTTTTTGTGCGAAACCTCGCCTCCCATGCAAGCTTCCAACCCACCACATCTTCTGCTATCAGAACCAACTGGACCAGAGATGAGGTGTCCAAAATCTACAACATGCCTTTGATGGATCTTGTTTTCAAGGCCGCCACCGTGCACAGACAACACCACAACCCTGCAGAGGTGCAACTTTGCACTCTTTACAACATCAAGAGTGGAGGATGCACTGAGGACTGCAAGTACTGCGCTCAGTCATCCAGATACACTACTGGTGttgaggccgagaaggcaGTCAAGCCAGCTGAGGTTATTGCCGCTGCaaaggaggccaaggccaatGGTTCTACGAGATTCTGTATGGGAGCCGCCTGGCGAGACATGAAGGGTCGAAAGAACGCCCTAAAGAacgtcaaggagatgaTTGGTGCTGTGCACGAGCTCGGCATGGAATCCTGCGTGACTCTCGGAATGGTTGACAAGGCTCAGGCTGAAGAGCTACGAAGAGCTGGACTCACTGCCTACAACCATAACATTGACACTTCTCGAGAACACTACCCTAAGGTGATCACCACTCGAACTTTCGATGAGCGTCTTCAGACTATTGAAAACGTTAGAGAAGCAGGCGTCAGCGTGTGCTCTGGTGGTATTCTTGGTCTGGGTGAAACAGCTGATGACCACGTTGGATTCCTGTGGGCTCTGGCTACTATGCCCTCTCATCCTGAGTCCCTTCCTATCAACCGTCTTGTCCCCATCAAGGGCACACCTCTTGGAGACGACCCTGccatgaaggagaagcaaCTCACCTATGACACTGTTGTTCGAACTGTTGCTACTGCTCGAGTGGTGATGCCTGGCTCTAAAATCAGActtgctgctggacgaTACACCATGAAGGAACCTGAGCAGGCCATGTGCTTCATGGCTGGAGCCAACGCCATCTTTACAGGCAAGAAGATGCTGACTACCATGTGCAACGGCTGGGACGAGGATAAGGCCATGCTGGAGAAGTGGGGACTGAAGCCCATGAAGAGCTTTGAGCGAGTTGACAAGCATCTCGGTGAACAGAGCCATGAttccaaggagaagaagcagtgCGGTGGAGGCTGCAACAGTGCCACAGAGGTGAGACTGTAA
- a CDS encoding uncharacterized protein (Compare to YALI0D15422g, similar to Saccharomyces cerevisiae AGP2 (YBR132C); ancestral locus Anc_3.397, similar to uniprot|P15380 Saccharomyces cerevisiae YOR348c PUT4 proline and gamma-aminobutyrate permease), giving the protein MDKTFSVTVEPSPSPSDLEYGEVKHTTKRALKSRHVQLIALGGCIGTGLFIGSGTILSSSGPGSMLCAYIVMSFVIWTVMNALGEMTTFLPIDGASPPMYVNRFVDDSLAFACGWNYWYAYAILVAAEVTAAAIIFEYWTSAVHSAVWITIVLVTCVLLNIIAVAIFGETEFWFASIKIIGILGLIIVGIVIFFGGGPKHDRLGFRYWKDGKAFLPYIIDGAGGRFCGFWSAIIRSGFSFILSPELVTISAGETEAPRRNIPKATRRFAYRLIFFYICGSLVIGTIVSSDDPLLLNKKNEDASASPFVIGIQNAGIPVLNHIINGVILTSAWSSGNSFLFAGSRTLYSLACQGEAPQIFTKCSKNGVPYYCVAITAAVGCLAFLNVSASSANAFNWLSNLSTISGFLAWICVLIAMLRFRKAVAFNDITLPFKTPGQPYTTIVVLAFISLLTLTNGFTVFVGGSFTGADFVAAYITIPLFLVLYLGHRFGYKRAGLKTTWWRSIPEIDMVSGLAECEKTELLTPERKPRNWLEKVWFWIA; this is encoded by the coding sequence ATGGACAAAACATTTTCAGTCACCGTCGAGCCATCCCCAAGTCCCTCGGACCTGGAATACGGAGAAGTCAAGCACACCACCAAAAGAGCTCTCAAATCACGTCATGTTCAGCTCATTGCCCTAGGAGGGTGCATCGGAACAGGTCTGTTCATTGGATCCGGAACTATCTTATCGAGTTCAGGTCCCGGCAGTATGTTGTGTGCCTACATTGTCATGTCCTTTGTCATTTGGACTGTCATGAACGCACTAGGGGAGATGACTACATTTCTTCCCATCGACGGAGCAAGTCCTCCCATGTACGTGAACAGATTTGTGGACGACTCGTTGGCATTCGCATGTGGCTGGAACTATTGGTATGCATATGCTATCCTTGTCGCTGCAGAAGTCACCGCTGCTGCCATTATTTTCGAGTATTGGACCTCTGCTGTGCACTCTGCAGTATGGATCACTATCGTTCTCGTCACCTGTGTCTTGTTGAATATCATCGCTGTTGCCATATTCGGCGAGACAGAGTTCTGGTTTGCGTCCATCAAAATCATTGGTATTCTGGGATTAATTATTGTTGGAatcgtcatcttcttcgGTGGAGGACCTAAACATGACAGACTAGGCTTCCGATACTGGAAGGACGGCAAGGCATTTCTGCCTTACATCATTGATGGTGCGGGTGGACGATTCTGCGGCTTCTGGAGTGCTATCATTCGAAGTGGGTTCTCTTTCATTCTTAGTCCCGAGCTGGTAACTATTTCTGCTGGAGAAACTGAGGCGCCCCGAAGAAACATCCCCAAAGCAACCAGACGATTTGCTTACCGTCTTATCTTCTTTTACATCTGCGGCTCTCTGGTAATTGGAACCATTGTGTCATCAGATGACCCCCTTCTGCTCAACAAAAAGAATGAAGATGCCTCTGCCTCGCCTTTTGTCATTGGAATCCAAAATGCAGGTATCCCCGTTCTCAACCACATCATCAACGGTGTTATTCTGACCTCTGCCTGGTCCTCTGGAAACTCCTTCCTGTTTGCAGGCTCGCGAACACTCTACTCCCTAGCCTGCCAGGGAGAGGCGCCTCAAATTTTCACAAAGTGCTCCAAAAACGGTGTTCCTTACTACTGTGTAGCCATCACAGCTGCTGTTGGCTGCCTGGCCTTCCTTAACGTCTCCGCCTCCTCCGCTAACGCTTTCAACTGGCTTTCTAACCTGTCCACAATTTCGGGCTTCTTGGCTTGGATCTGCGTGCTTATTGCTATGCTTCGATTCAGAAAGGCCGTTGCCTTCAACGACATCACGCTTCCATTCAAAACCCCAGGACAGCCCTACACGACTATTGTTGTTTTGGCCTTTATTTCCCTCCTTACTCTGACGAACGGATTCACTGTATTTGTTGGAGGATCCTTCACCGGCGCTGATTTCGTTGCGGCTTACATCACAATCCCTCTGTTCCTCGTCCTCTACCTTGGACATCGATTTGGCTACAAGAGAGCAGGCCTTAAGACCACCTGGTGGAGATCGATCCCCGAAATCGATATGGTCTCAGGTCTCGCAGAGTGCGAAAAGACTGAGCTACTGACACCAGAGCGAAAGCCGCGAAATTGGCTTGAGAAGgtctggttctggatcGCTTAG
- a CDS encoding uncharacterized protein (Compare to YALI0D15444g, similar to Saccharomyces cerevisiae HUL4 (YJR036C); ancestral locus Anc_1.462, weakly similar to uniprot|P40985 Saccharomyces cerevisiae YJR036c HUL4 hect domain E3 ubiquitin-protein ligase): MFNLPWQKSRGSKSSPSTVLSELHVGSSVPTIPASKNRPNSSRSITTTCSSCGSSISLPPHLRSFLCSTCNTIKDLRSTSVRGGDLEPVSCALLEKWIETPHSLCKNLFDSFSSPTCLNASFHMFNVKLHSISTSHGLDLDEIDVFFQQVWSLGPEPQLAVLRGALKLLRRPRMLLDKPEKLRFLIILMAIPSLQNVSLLNRGLSEQMKEQKEGKRVRGPRVATPEFQERRRPSGDVPRGESEGRTKVGERKGGKNGVSDRAVLSQNKGNIPVGVPAPVRKPDGSFGVTGGGAAGRRESAGSAIPGVTGGSITSKERSRGESGSSPSSISPGESRPGYRGEPVSSGRRGGAGETPPNSASESRVSPPAELHDMPPANHVQSNSSNRCMGPPPPTSSIPYLSYCILSHLIGYQAHTGAELNKNIVNWYLRFSSDRFSLVVDMVNSFISSRLTYMYRHSSDGDDDEGVSGGVGSGGSSGGRVWSRDRGPAATPGSLPKVGPVSGLTRSSSKSRRSRKIRIYDYCNDWQITAAARFMSVLFNVNFVASYLPTSQFYNTMVDFVDVCGDFGAWQSRDGTNLNADMLCNGSLFGGTDTSPDATKFTFCAFPCLLSLGAKTSVLEYDAKKQMEFKAREAFFDSLSQRQHIEPYLKIKVKRESLLADSLSEIERNNGNYKKSLRVEFVGEPGIDVGGIRKEWFLLLKTALFNPARNLFVEDEESHYCWFNPGCKAQDGDLREYRLAGVITGLALYNSSMLDLPLPPVVFKKLLGCPVGLEDFTVVNPTVGRSLSQLLKFTESEVESLNLSYNVIIDSEGVKKSCDLISNGSHVSVTTRNRRDYVSRLVKFFLETSISTTFAEYKKGFHSVVGGNALSLFRPEELEALVKGSSEPLDIGTLKTVTRYQNFTTEDPESELVVRWFWKWAENLEEEKQKKLLRFITGSDRIPATGISNMNFKITFSGPDCDRFPVSHTCFNELCVYGYSSRQKFIDKIVMAMNESEGFGIR; the protein is encoded by the coding sequence ATGTTCAACTTGCCGTGGCAGAAATCCCGCGGCTCAAAGTCGTCGcccagtactgtactaagCGAGCTACATGTTGGCAGTTCTGTTCCGACCATTCCAGCTTCTAAAAACCGCCCAAACAGCTCACGATCCATCACAACCACATGTTCGTCTTGTGGAAGCAGTATAAGCTTACCGCCACACCTCCGATCATTCCTGTGCTCTACCTGCAACACCATAAAAGACTTGCGATCGACTAGCGTCCGAGGGGGGGATCTGGAGCCAGTATCGTGTGCACTGCTGGAAAAGTGGATTGAAACACCCCATTCTCTGTGCAAGAACCTCTTTGACAGCTTTTCGTCACCAACCTGCCTAAACGCTTCATTCCATATGTTCAACGTCAAATTGCACTCCATTAGCACGTCTCATGGCCTAGATCTGGATGAAATCGATGTCTTCTTTCAACAAGTATGGAGTTTGGGTCCGGAACCGCAATTGGCAGTTTTGAGAGGTGCTCTAAAGCTGCTTAGAAGGCCGCGCATGTTACTCGACAAGCCCGAAAAGCTGCGCTTCTTGATCATCCTTATGGCCATTCCTTCGCTGCAAAATGTGAGTCTGCTGAACAGAGGACTGAGTGAACAGATGAAGGAACAGAAAGAAGGTAAGAGGGTGAGGGGTCCCAGGGTAGCTACCCCTGAGTTTCAAGAAAGGAGAAGACCTTCTGGCGATGTTCCCAGAGGGGAATCTGAGGGCCGGACTAAAGTGGGAGAGCGCAAGGGTGGTAAGAACGGCGTTTCCGACCGTGCCGTGCTGTCTCAAAACAAGGGGAATATTCCTGTTGGTGTTCCTGCACCAGTAAGAAAGCCCGATGGAAGTTTTGGTGTCACAGGTGGAGGCGCTGCTGGCAGGAGGGAGAGCGCGGGGAGTGCGATCCCGGGGGTTACTGGAGGAAGTATTACATCAAAAGAGAGGTCGCGCGGTGAAAGTGGCAGTAGTCCCAGTTCTATTTCACCTGGAGAATCCCGCCCAGGGTATCGTGGTGAACCTGTGAGCTCAGGTAGGCgaggaggtgctggagaaaCACCGCCCAATAGCGCGTCTGAGTCACGTGTATCGCCACCGGCTGAGCTCCATGACATGCCCCCTGCTAACCATGTGCAATCTAACTCTTCCAATCGATGCATGGGACCACCGCCTCCTACATCATCGATCCCTTATCTTTCTTACTGCATCTTATCACACCTCATCGGCTACCAGGCCCATACAGGTGCTGAACTCAACAAAAACATTGTCAACTGGTATCTGCGCTTTTCCAGTGACCGGTTTTCCCTCGTTGTAGACATGGTGAATTCGTTCATCTCCAGTCGACTGACGTACATGTATCGGCATTCgagtgatggagatgatgatgagggtGTCAGCGGGGGGGTTGGGAGTGGAGGCAGTAGTGGTGGACGGGTCTGGTCGCGTGATCGTGGTCCTGCCGCTACACCTGGGTCTCTTCCTAAGGTGGGCCCAGTTAGTGGCTTGACTCGGTCTTCGAGCAAGTCACGTCGCTCACGGAAAATCCGGATCTACGACTACTGCAATGACTGGCAAATTACAGCAGCTGCCCGTTTCATGTCTGTGCTGTTCAACGTCAATTTCGTCGCCTCTTACTTACCCACGTCGCAATTTTACAACACAATGGTTGATTTCGTGGATGTTTGCGGTGATTTCGGGGCTTGGCAATCGCGTGATGGTACCAATTTGAATGCAGACATGCTCTGTAACGGGTCGCTATTTGGGGGAACTGATACCTCTCCAGACGCGACCAAGTTCACGTTTTGTGCCTTTCCTTGTCTGCTTTCTCTTGGAGCTAAGACTTCGGTGCTCGAATATGatgccaagaagcagatggaATTCAAAGCTCGGGAGGCATTCTTCGACTCTCTCAGTCAGCGCCAGCACATTGAACCATATCTCAAGATCAAGGTGAAACGGGAATCCCTTCTTGCCGATTCTTTATCTGAGATAGAACGTAACAACGGCAACTACAAAAAGTCCTTGCGTGTTGAGTTCGTGGGCGAACCTGGCATTGATGTTGGCGGAATCCGAAAGGAGTGGTTCTTGCTATTGAAGACTGCTCTCTTCAACCCGGCCAGAAACTTATTTGTCGAGGATGAAGAGTCGCATTACTGCTGGTTTAACCCTGGTTGCAAAGCTCAGGACGGTGACCTTCGAGAATACAGACTTGCCGGTGTAATTACTGGCTTGGCACTGTATAACTCTAGCATGCTCGACTTGCCACTTCCTCCAGTTGTTTTCAAGAAGCTCTTGGGATGTCCGGTCGGACTCGAAGACTTCACAGTTGTGAATCCGACGGTTGGGCGGTCGCTCTCGCAGCTTCTGAAGTTCACTGAGTCTGAAGTGGAGTCACTGAACCTCAGCTACAATGTCATTATCGATTCTGAGGGTGTGAAGAAGTCGTGTGACTTAATCAGCAATGGAAGCCACGTGAGTGTCACGACACGTAACCGGCGTGATTACGTTTCAAGGCTGGTCAAGTTCTTTCTGGAAACATCTATTTCAACAACGTTTGCAGAATACAAGAAAGGCTTCCATTCCGTTGTGGGAGGCAATGCCCTCTCATTGTTCCGCCCGGAAGAGCTTGAAGCGCTAGTGAAGGGATCTTCAGAACCTTTGGATATCGGCACCCTGAAAACCGTCACTAGATACCAGAACTTCACTACTGAAGATCCGGAGTCGGAACTTGTCGTGAGATGGTTTTGGAAATGGGCTGAGAACctagaggaggagaagcagaagaagttGCTACGATTCATCACTGGAAGTGACAGGATTCCTGCCACAGGTATTTCGAACATGAACTTCAAGATTACTTTCTCGGGTCCCGACTGTGACCGTTTCCCCGTGAGTCACACTTGTTTTAACGAGCTGTGTGTGTATGGATATTCGAGCAGGCAGAAGTTCATTGATAAGATCGTTATGGCAATGAACGAGAGTGAAGGGTTCGGTATTAGATAG
- a CDS encoding uncharacterized protein (Compare to YALI0D15466g, no similarity) — protein sequence MSRFLRSFGLLKQAVTPGTTSHFAAATTSSVPPRLKAHTSEGDAALPFHDSVIYKLDDLKVRISETPTSTKKWEINIPGNDHPIKFKSKHDAVHFAIFQGWEFDVSQRER from the coding sequence ATGTCTCGATTTCTGCGATCTTTTGGGCTGCTGAAACAAGCGGTAACCCCGGGAACTACTTCACATTTCGCTGCTGCTACGACTTCTTctgttcctcctcggttGAAAGCACACACCTCTGAGGGGGATGCTGCCCTCCCATTCCACGACTCGGTCATCTACAAACTAGACGACCTCAAAGTGCGCATCTCAGAAACTCCAACGTCCACTAAGAAGTGGGAGATCAATATCCCTGGCAATGACCACCCCATCAAATTCAAGTCAAAGCACGATGCTGTCCACTTTGCCATTTTCCAAGGCTGGGAGTTTGATGTCAGCCAGAGGGAAAGATAG
- a CDS encoding uncharacterized protein (Compare to YALI0D15488g, weakly similar to uniprot|O14091 Schizosaccharomyces pombe General alpha-glucoside permease) has translation MRAVAPDIDIQLCSVFVNSLVPHHHIEFDKKAQMHSPSSSNNMFTGKSNVWGNSQMTRLFILTLTIAGLQFTWGVEMSYVNVYLLSLGMSKSTISLVWAMGPLAGLVTQPVVGLLSDSCTSRYGRRRPFMVVGSLFVSLSLVTMAWATELSPILFFLNKSISTRVIAVFSVFLTDFSINTVQACCRALIVDILPASLQQAGNGWAARQTAVGHLIGYFLGFLNLVHITNGWMGDTQLKCLCVISSAALLLTVGITSMLTREQVLVKTEQHEPVTLKSVLSHTCGIFTTIFKTATTLPPRMKRIVSVQFFAWYGWFSFLYYSSTWIGEVYQRQHGGVDEDGDKVGKVGRIGSMSLTVFSVVSLIASFVMPFLATNTVFRYKPRLTSIWTGAHIVFSLAMFSTLYVGSVGAATAVIASCGYSWAITTWAPFALMGEEIHRLEGTPLPISQEINETDQLGPNSSATSDAKHTGVYLGIHNIAISAPQFVCTFVSSFVFFLLEGEGDGGRAIAVTFQIGGVMTLIAAYISRAL, from the coding sequence ATGAGAGCAGTTGCCCCAGACATTGATATACAGTTATGTTCAGTATTCGTAAACTCACTGGTACCCCATCATCATATTGAGTTCGATAAAAAAGCCCAAATGCActctccatcatcatcaaaCAACATGTTCACAGGAAAATCCAATGTGTGGGGGAACAGTCAGATGACACGACTCTTTATTCTGACACTTACAATTGCAGGTCTGCAATTCACCTGGGGCGTGGAAATGAGTTATGTCAATGTCTACCTGTTATCTTTGGGCATGTCCAAGTCTACCATCTCGTTAGTATGGGCAATGGGACCCCTCGCGGGCCTTGTGACACAACCTGTGGTAGGCTTGCTGTCAGACTCTTGCACATCTCGATATGGAAGAAGGCGTCCGTTCATGGTTGTGGGATCGCTTTTCGTGTCTCTCTCGCTGGTGACTATGGCATGGGCCACGGAATTATCTCCcattctcttctttttAAACAAGAGCATTTCGACTCGCGTCATTGCGGTTTTCTCTGTGTTCCTCACCGACTTTTCCATTAACACTGTGCAAGCATGTTGTAGAGCTCTCATTGTGGATATCCTACCTGCTTCACTACAGCAAGCAGGTAACGGGTGGGCCGCTCGTCAAACAGCGGTAGGACATCTGATTGGCTATTTTCTGGGATTTCTCAACTTGGTTCATATTACCAACGGATGGATGGGAGACACTCAACTCAAGTGCTTGTGTGTTATTTCTTCTGCAGCGCTGTTACTTACTGTGGGGATAACAAGCATGCTAACAAGAGAACAGGTTCTTGTCAAGACTGAGCAGCATGAACCTGTGACGCTAAAGAGTGTATTAAGTCACACATGTGGAATCTTCACCACCATTTTCAAGACAGCTACCACTTTGCCTCCCAGAATGAAGCGAATTGTCTCTGTCCAATTCTTCGCATGGTACGGATGGTTTTCGTTTTTGTACTATTCATCAACATGGATTGGAGAGGTGTACCAACGACAACATGGCGGGGTCGATGAAGATGGTGATAAGGTCGGAAAGGTAGGTAGAATTGGATCAATGTCGTTGACGGTGTTCTCTGTCGTCTCTCTAATTGCTTCCTTTGTCATGCCATTTCTGGCAACAAATACTGTGTTCAGGTATAAACCACGGCTGACGTCCATTTGGACTGGCGCTCACATTGTGTTTTCTCTAGCGATGTTTTCCACGTTGTACGTTGGATCTGTGGGCGCGGCGACTGCAGTCATAGCCTCATGTGGATATTCTTGGGCAATCACAACTTGGGCTCCTTTCGCCTTGATGGGCGAGGAGATTCACAGGCTTGAAGGTACACCGCTCCCCATATCACAGGAGATAAACGAAACAGACCAACTAGGTCCCAATTCCAGTGCCACCTCCGACGCGAAGCATACAGGAGTGTACCTTGGTATCCACAACATTGCAATCAGTGCACCCCAATTCGTCTGCACGTTTGTGTCATcgtttgtgtttttcttgCTCGAAGGAGAGGGGGATGGAGGCCGTGCCATTGCCGTCACGTTCCAGATCGGAGGTGTCATGACGCTGATAGCCGCGTATATATCGAGGGCTCTCTGA